One stretch of Lucilia cuprina isolate Lc7/37 chromosome 6, ASM2204524v1, whole genome shotgun sequence DNA includes these proteins:
- the LOC111688611 gene encoding protein krueppel produces the protein MAISLLQDAQTRTLAAALAGMQQREEVDRSLSLSPPMSANTSATNTAMYPGLQQAAAASAFGMLSPTQLLAANRQAAAAFMAQLPMSTLASTLFPHHPATLFGSWAAGNPAGINLANAAPHSPPASPHSPININTPQANKHSLSMTSPTASTQGELPAKKARKLSVKKDLISPSMEISMSVSDLYNTPGPISPPSSGSSPNSSSHDVSSPAANANKDGAARDKSFTCKICSRSFGYKHVLQNHERTHTGEKPFECPECHKRFTRDHHLKTHMRLHTGEKPYHCSHCDRQFVQVANLRRHLRVHTGERPYTCEICDGKFSDSNQLKSHMLVHNGEKPFECEKCHMKFRRRHHLMNHKCGVQSPITPALSPAMSNDYSILNCDQKSFYGSEESMEIGKPMLNHSIMNYAGISQMEEDAPLDLSEDGGSQTDESCSLRYRKANDIRRVFRLPPPQIMHVPSDMPEQTEPEDLSMHSPRQEYVGSNPSSAAQSPEPNMLMMHDDLDLDELDDAASMYMRQQQQQQQQRLQ, from the exons ATGGCCATATCTTTGCTGCAAGACGCACAAACAAGAA ctTTGGCCGCCGCTTTAGCTGGCATGCAACAACGCGAAGAAGTCGATCGTTCTTTGTCTTTATCACCACCCATGTCTGCCAATACCTCTGCCACAAATACCGCCATGTATCCTGGTCTACAACAAGCTGCTGCTGCCTCTGCCTTTGGCATGCTCTCACCCACACAATTGCTGGCTGCCAATCGTCAAGCAGCTGCCGCCTTTATGGCACAATTGCCCATGTCTACTTTGGCTTCCACACTATTTCCTCATCATCCTGCTACTTTATTTGGTTCCTGGGCTGCTGGTAATCCAGCTGGCATTAATCTAGCCAATGCTGCTCCTCATTCACCACCCGCTTCACCACACTCACCCATTAATATTAATACACCTCAGGCGAATAAGCACAGTCTAAGCATGACTTCACCCACTGCCTCGACACAAGGAGAATTGCCCGCTAAAAAGGCTCGCAAATTATCGGTGAAAAAAGATCTCATTTCGCCCAGCATGGAAATCTCTATGAGTGTTAGTGATTTATACAATACCCCTGGACCCATTTCACCACCCTCCTCAGGCTCCTCACCCAACTCCTCCAGCCATGATGTCTCCAGTCCCGCTGCCAATGCCAACAAAGACGGTGCTGCTCGCGATAAAAGTTTCACCTGCAAAATCTGCTCTCGCTCTTTCGGCTATAAACATGTTTTGCAAAATCACGAACGCACTCATACCGGTGAGAAACCCTTCGAATGTCCCGAATGCCATAAACGTTTCACCCGTGATCATCATTTGAAAACCCACATGCGTTTGCATACCGGCGAAAAACCCTATCACTGTTCCCACTGCGATCGCCAGTTTGTGCAAGTAGCCAATCTAAGACGTCACTTGAGAGTTCATACCGGTGAACGTCCCTATACCTGTGAGATTTGTGATGGCAAATTCAGTGACTCCAATCAATTGAAATCGCATATGTTGGTGCACAATGGCGAAAAGCCATTCGAATGTGAGAAATGTCACATGAAATTCAGACGCCGTCATCATTTGATGAATCACAAGTGTGGTGTACAATCACCCATAACACCAGCTCTCTCACCAGCCATGAGCAACGATTACAGCATTTTGAATTGTGATCAAAAATCGTTCTATGGGTCCGAAGAATCCATGGAAATTGGCAAACCAATGCTCAATCATTCGATCATGAATTATGCTGGTATTTCACAAATGGAAGAAGATGCTCCCTTAGATCTATCCGAAGATGGTGGCAGTCAAACTGATGAAAGCTGTTCGTTACGCTATCGCAAGGCAAATGATATTAGACGTGTTTTCCGTTTGCCTCCACCACAAATAATGCATGTACCCAGTGATATGCCCGAACAAACTGAACCCGAGGATTTGAGCATGCATTCACCGAGACAAGAATATGTTGGCTCTAATCCCTCATCGGCTGCTCAAAGCCCTGAACCAAATATGCTAATGATGCATGATGATTTGGATTTGGATGAATTAGATGATGCTGCTAGCATGTATATgagacaacagcaacaacaacaacagcaacgttTGCAGTAA